In Kwoniella dendrophila CBS 6074 chromosome 7, complete sequence, the following proteins share a genomic window:
- a CDS encoding glucose-6-phosphate dehydrogenase has protein sequence MSQQQNRQRAGSIPSMETSGDQLKDETVVVVLGASGDLAKKKTFPALFALYAQGLLPKDVHIVGYARTKMDEQEFHKRETQYIKGDESKIEEFRKISTYISGQYDGDEGFQELLKHLEKLEGDRKTKNRVFYMALPPSVFTTVAKGLKKNVYSENGINRIIVEKPFGKDLESCREMMTELKSQWKENETYRIDHYLGKEMIKNLLVLRFGNVFLDAAFNRNFVSNVQITFKEPFGTEGRGGYFDEFGIIRDVCQNHLLQTLSILAMERPVSFSAEDIRDEKVKVLRSIPAIAQKDVLLGQYVAEGDKPGYLDDDTVPKGSVCPTFAAMTLWVNNPRWEGVPFIMKAGKALNESKVEIRVQFKDALQGIFTDIPRNELVMRIQPSEAVYLKMNAKLPGFATRAVPTELDLTYQKRFVDTNIPQAYEALILDAFKGDHSNFVRDDELDVAWKIFTPILHWIDGKDAPKPEPYPYGSRGPKQVDEFTSKYGYKRSPQEYSWPQTSASL, from the exons ATGTCTCAACAACAGAACAGACAACGTGCAGGATCCATCCCATCTATGGAAACATCCGgtgatcaattgaaagatgaaaccGTCGTTGTAGTTTTAGGTGCAAGTGGTGATCTTGCCAAAAAGAAGACTTTCCCTGCTCTCTTCGCTTTATACGCTCAAGGTTTACTTCCAAAAGATGTTCACATTGTTGGTTATGCTAGAACAA AAATGGATGAACAAGAATTCCACAAGAGGGAAACACAATATATCAAAGGAGATGAATcgaaaattgaagaatttagaAAAATTTCAACATATATTTCAGGTCAatatgatggtgatgaaggatttcaagaattattaaaaCATTTGGAAAAATTGGAAGGTGatagaaaaacaaaaaatcgTGTATTTTATATggcattaccaccttcagttTTCACAACTGTagcaaaaggtttaaaaaAAAATGTTTAttctgaaaatggtattaaTAGAATTATTGTTGAAAAACCATTTggaaaagatttagaatcaTGTAGAGAAATGATGACTGAATTAAAATCACaatggaaagaaaatgaaacttatagaattgatcattatttaggtaaagaaatgATTAAAAATTTATTAGTTTTAAGATTCGGTAACGTCTTCCTTGATGCTGCTTTTAACAGAAATTTCGTCAGTAATGTTCAAATTACTTTCAAAGAACCTTTCGGCACTGAAGGTAGAGGTGGTTACTTTGATGAATTCGGTATCATTAGAGATGTTTGTCAAAACC ATCTTCTACAAACCCTTTCTATTCTTGCTATGGAACGACCCGTTTCTTTCTCTGCCGAGGATATTCGAGATGAGAAA GTTAAAGTCCTCAGATCCATTCCAGCTATCGCCCAAAAAGATGTTCTCCTCGGTCAATACGTTGCTGAAGGTGACAAACCAGGTTACCTCGATGATGATACCGTACCTAAAGGTTCCGTCTGTCCAACTTTCGCAGCCATGACACTTTGGGTAAACAACCCACGATGGGAAGGTGTACCATTCATCATGAAGGCTGGTAAAG CTTTGAACGAATCAAAGGTAGAAATCCGAGTGCAATTCAAAGATGCGTTACAAGGTATTTTCACCGATATCCCAAGAAACGAGTTAGTAATGAGAATTCAACCATCTGAAGCTGTTTACTTGAAAATGAACGCCAAATTACCTGGATTTGCTACAAGAGCTGTACCAACCGAATTAGACTTGACCTACCAGAAGAGATTCGTTGATACCAACATCCCTCAAGCTTATGAAGCTTTGATTTTGGATGCTTTCAAGGGTGATCACTCTAACTTTGTTAGAGACGATGAGTTGGATGTCGCTTGGAAGATCTTCACCCCTATCCTCCACTGgattgatggtaaag ACGCTcctaaacctgaaccatACCCATACGGTTCAAGGGGTCCTAAACAAGTCGACGAGTTTACTTCTAAATACGGTTACAAGAGATCTCCTCAAGAATA CTCATGGCCTCAAACTTCTGCTAGCCTTTAA